The following are encoded in a window of Rubellicoccus peritrichatus genomic DNA:
- a CDS encoding PspA/IM30 family protein has translation MKTLWKRCRVSLGTSFETLVNRVENHEAVVAEAIREAQSAAAKARVKLTHVRRDTTNMRRRIDELANAKSDWERRAKQYGDGDRERALECLRRRNRAAQELTHLLGEATRHEQTERNLAKDISKLDEHIATLKRRKNALAARDFRAKALVAGEQAEGSAMAGLDEIFDRWELKLAESECLTESARDSFEDSFIAEEENLGLEAELDDLLKAESTESK, from the coding sequence ATGAAAACTCTCTGGAAAAGATGTCGAGTCAGCTTGGGGACAAGCTTTGAAACGCTTGTTAATCGAGTTGAAAATCACGAAGCAGTGGTTGCTGAAGCCATTCGCGAGGCACAATCAGCCGCCGCCAAGGCGCGAGTGAAATTGACCCATGTTCGCCGCGATACAACAAATATGCGTCGACGCATTGATGAGCTGGCCAATGCAAAATCCGACTGGGAACGCCGTGCGAAACAATATGGTGATGGCGATCGCGAACGAGCACTTGAATGCCTGCGACGTCGTAACCGTGCAGCCCAGGAGCTCACCCACCTATTGGGAGAAGCAACCCGCCATGAGCAAACAGAACGCAACCTGGCAAAAGATATCAGTAAGCTGGACGAACATATTGCCACTCTGAAGCGACGTAAAAACGCGCTGGCTGCACGCGATTTCAGAGCCAAAGCCCTGGTTGCAGGTGAACAGGCAGAGGGCTCGGCGATGGCTGGTCTTGATGAAATATTTGATCGTTGGGAACTGAAGCTCGCCGAGAGCGAATGCCTGACTGAATCCGCACGAGACTCTTTTGAGGACTCGTTTATTGCAGAAGAAGAAAACCTCGGACTTGAAGCCGAGTTGGACGACCTGCTCAAAGCAGAATCAACAGAATCGAAATAA